A region of Campylobacter armoricus DNA encodes the following proteins:
- a CDS encoding DNA polymerase III subunit delta' — translation MQEKLIEEYGVKNLRFFIPKNPDLELRLNDLTYDKNAQATARAIMKESYIAESNAKIIVILAKTFREEAQNFLLKLFEEPPKNVYFIIVAPSKNVFLPTILSRFIIEKYKIQKEKMNLDLNLKKIDLAGILDFLKKYENIDKYECLELISALSYECFKQDIKLNDEEIDFFYKAYELAKLNAKPAILLSTIALLLLEKNK, via the coding sequence ATGCAAGAAAAACTTATAGAAGAATATGGAGTAAAAAATCTTAGATTTTTTATACCTAAAAATCCTGATTTAGAACTAAGACTTAATGATCTAACCTATGATAAAAATGCTCAAGCTACTGCAAGGGCTATTATGAAAGAGAGTTATATAGCTGAATCAAATGCTAAGATTATTGTTATACTAGCTAAAACTTTTCGAGAAGAAGCACAAAATTTTTTGTTAAAACTTTTCGAAGAGCCACCTAAAAATGTTTATTTTATCATAGTAGCACCTTCAAAAAATGTTTTTTTACCTACTATACTTTCAAGATTTATCATAGAAAAATATAAAATTCAAAAAGAAAAAATGAATTTAGATTTAAATCTTAAAAAAATAGATCTTGCTGGTATTTTAGATTTTTTAAAAAAATACGAAAATATAGATAAGTATGAATGCTTAGAGTTAATCAGTGCTTTAAGCTATGAATGCTTTAAACAAGATATAAAGTTAAACGATGAAGAAATTGATTTTTTTTATAAAGCTTATGAATTGGCTAAATTAAATGCAAAACCTGCTATTTTATTAAGCACTATAGCTTTACTTTTACTTGAGAAAAATAAATGA
- a CDS encoding aspartate kinase: MLIVQKYGGTSVGTLERIDEVAKRVAKSKRNCDKLVVVVSAMSGVTNELIDFAHHFSKNPSGREMDMLLSSGERVTSSLLAIALNEMGLKATAFSGRNAGIFTDDVYTKARIEYIDTTNITKALDENYIVVVAGFQGIDKMGNVTTLGRGGSDLSAVALAGALNADLCEIYTDVDGVYTTDPRIEPKAKKLDRISYEEMLELASLGAKVLQNRSVELAKKLNVKLVTRSSFNENEGTIITKEENMEQALVSGIALDKNQARVTLRNIDDKPGIAAEIFGNLANENINVDMIIQNVGIDGATNLGFTVPENELDLATNAVKKVLGANALIETDSAVVKVSVVGVGMKSHSGVASAAFKALANENINIQMISTSEIKISVIVHEKYGELAVRVLHEVYKLDI, from the coding sequence ATGCTGATCGTACAAAAATATGGGGGAACGAGTGTAGGGACACTTGAGCGTATTGATGAAGTTGCTAAAAGAGTAGCAAAAAGCAAGAGAAATTGTGATAAGTTAGTTGTAGTAGTTTCTGCAATGAGTGGAGTTACTAATGAGCTTATCGATTTTGCTCACCATTTTAGTAAAAATCCTTCAGGTCGTGAAATGGATATGCTTTTAAGTAGCGGTGAGCGTGTAACTTCATCTTTGCTTGCAATAGCATTAAACGAAATGGGTTTAAAAGCAACTGCTTTTTCGGGTCGTAATGCAGGTATTTTTACAGATGATGTATATACTAAAGCAAGAATAGAATATATTGATACAACTAATATAACAAAAGCTTTAGATGAAAATTATATAGTAGTAGTTGCAGGTTTTCAAGGCATTGATAAAATGGGTAATGTTACTACTTTAGGTCGTGGTGGTAGTGATTTGAGTGCTGTTGCTTTAGCAGGGGCATTAAATGCTGATTTATGTGAAATTTATACAGATGTTGATGGGGTTTATACAACAGATCCTAGAATTGAACCAAAAGCTAAAAAGCTTGATAGAATTTCTTATGAAGAGATGCTCGAGCTTGCTAGTTTAGGAGCTAAAGTTTTGCAAAATCGCTCTGTAGAACTTGCTAAAAAATTAAATGTAAAATTAGTTACTAGAAGTAGTTTTAATGAAAATGAAGGGACGATTATTACTAAGGAGGAAAATATGGAACAAGCTTTGGTTAGCGGTATAGCACTAGATAAAAACCAAGCAAGGGTTACTTTAAGAAATATCGACGATAAACCAGGAATTGCAGCTGAAATTTTTGGAAATTTAGCAAATGAAAATATAAATGTAGATATGATTATACAAAATGTGGGTATAGATGGAGCTACAAATTTAGGTTTTACCGTGCCTGAAAATGAGCTTGATTTAGCAACCAATGCAGTAAAAAAAGTCTTAGGAGCTAATGCTCTTATAGAAACTGATAGTGCTGTAGTAAAAGTTTCAGTTGTGGGTGTGGGTATGAAGTCGCATTCTGGGGTGGCTTCTGCAGCTTTTAAAGCATTAGCAAACGAAAATATTAATATACAAATGATTTCTACAAGTGAAATAAAAATTTCAGTTATCGTGCATGAAAAATATGGAGAATTAGCTGTAAGAGTATTGCATGAAGTATATAAGCTAGATATATAA
- the mrdA gene encoding penicillin-binding protein 2 → MRMRLVMGFIACFFLLLLARVYYISIKSNVYYDEIAKQNAIKIQYLAPVRGQILDIKGRPLAVNKLGFSISIKPYLYIKKNNRIFLKQELQAIVQAFPDLNITKLERAYIKGDSYYNQDYIEVVPFVEYDAMIKHFTKLNLRENMQVKSTTQRFYPYNDLASHVIGYVGKANLNDMNENEIARLTSYVGRSGIERSYNDILQGQKGEKTSKVDALNKEIEELSYKKPISSNITLSIDLDLQEYLAKLFENLAGVAIIMDIKNGAILAAGSFPEYNLNPFVTGISQEEWDKLSNDLNHPFTNKLTNGLYPPGSVVKMGTALAFLNSGRFNEKQKFLCDSNFELGGRKFRCWKAIGHGFVDMNDAIRESCDVYFYKGALEVGIDTISSVFERIGFGEKTGVDLPNEFIGTVPSRIWKKEKYNRPWYQGETLNTSIGQGDFLATPIQVAKFTAMIATAKNITPHFLHSIDDNITKVNFDNNKSIFTTFELSKLPLLRRAMYEVANEQGGTTARYLKNLPITIAAKTGTAQVVGISQSEKKRIKEEDLEYFLRSHAWITSYAPYEKPQYVVVILIEHGKSGSSTGGPMLAKIYQKLVDLGYVDKKYVKKKIK, encoded by the coding sequence ATGCGTATGCGTTTGGTAATGGGTTTTATAGCTTGTTTTTTCTTGCTTTTACTTGCTAGAGTATATTATATTAGTATAAAATCAAATGTTTATTATGATGAAATTGCTAAACAAAATGCTATAAAAATACAATATCTAGCACCAGTAAGAGGGCAGATTTTAGATATAAAAGGAAGGCCTTTAGCGGTTAATAAATTAGGATTTTCTATATCTATAAAACCTTATTTGTATATTAAAAAAAATAATAGAATTTTTTTAAAACAAGAGTTGCAAGCTATAGTGCAAGCTTTCCCTGATTTAAATATCACTAAATTAGAAAGAGCTTACATAAAGGGTGATTCTTATTATAATCAAGATTACATAGAAGTAGTTCCTTTTGTTGAATATGATGCTATGATTAAGCATTTTACTAAGCTTAATTTGCGTGAAAATATGCAAGTTAAATCCACAACCCAAAGATTTTATCCTTATAATGATTTAGCTAGTCATGTTATAGGCTATGTTGGCAAAGCAAATTTAAATGATATGAATGAAAATGAAATAGCAAGACTTACTAGTTATGTGGGTCGCAGTGGTATTGAAAGATCATATAATGATATTTTGCAAGGTCAAAAAGGTGAAAAAACTAGTAAAGTTGATGCCTTAAATAAAGAAATAGAAGAACTTTCTTACAAAAAACCCATCTCAAGCAATATCACATTAAGTATCGATCTTGATTTGCAAGAGTACCTAGCCAAGCTTTTTGAAAATTTAGCAGGAGTTGCTATTATTATGGATATAAAAAATGGTGCTATTTTAGCTGCTGGGAGTTTTCCAGAATACAATTTAAATCCTTTTGTAACTGGTATTAGTCAAGAAGAGTGGGATAAACTTTCTAATGATTTAAACCATCCTTTTACTAATAAGCTTACTAATGGGCTTTATCCTCCAGGCTCTGTTGTTAAAATGGGAACAGCATTAGCTTTTTTAAATAGTGGAAGATTTAATGAAAAACAAAAATTTCTATGTGATTCAAATTTTGAATTAGGTGGTAGAAAATTTAGGTGTTGGAAAGCAATAGGGCATGGTTTTGTAGATATGAATGATGCTATTAGAGAAAGTTGTGATGTATATTTTTACAAAGGTGCTTTAGAAGTAGGTATTGATACCATTAGTTCTGTTTTTGAAAGAATTGGTTTTGGAGAAAAAACAGGAGTGGATTTGCCTAATGAATTTATTGGAACTGTTCCTAGTAGAATATGGAAAAAAGAAAAATATAATCGACCATGGTATCAAGGGGAAACTTTAAATACTAGTATAGGACAAGGAGATTTTTTAGCTACTCCTATACAAGTGGCTAAATTTACAGCTATGATAGCAACAGCAAAAAATATCACCCCGCATTTTTTACATAGTATAGATGATAATATCACAAAAGTAAATTTTGATAATAATAAAAGTATTTTTACTACATTCGAACTCTCAAAATTGCCACTTTTAAGGCGTGCAATGTATGAAGTTGCTAATGAACAAGGTGGTACAACCGCAAGATATTTGAAAAATTTACCTATAACCATAGCAGCAAAAACAGGAACAGCTCAAGTGGTAGGAATTTCACAAAGTGAAAAAAAACGCATTAAAGAAGAAGACTTAGAATATTTTTTAAGATCACATGCTTGGATTACTTCTTATGCTCCTTATGAAAAACCTCAATATGTTGTGGTTATTTTGATAGAGCATGGTAAAAGTGGTAGTAGCACAGGTGGTCCTATGCTTGCTAAAATTTACCAAAAACTTGTAGATTTAGGGTATGTAGATAAAAAATATGTTAAGAAAAAGATTAAATAA
- the tatB gene encoding Sec-independent protein translocase protein TatB has protein sequence MSFGEILVILVVAILVLGPEKLPSTIVEIAKILKAIKSNIDDAKASINKELKIAELKDEAQKYKDEFSQTNENIRKKLSFEEFDQLKEDILNNTKELKTEINDLEKDIQELSRIEEKAQKDEKNTQKMEN, from the coding sequence ATGAGTTTTGGTGAAATTTTAGTCATTTTAGTTGTGGCAATCTTAGTTCTTGGTCCTGAAAAATTACCCTCAACTATTGTAGAGATTGCAAAAATTTTAAAAGCCATTAAAAGCAATATTGATGATGCAAAAGCAAGTATTAATAAAGAACTAAAAATAGCAGAATTAAAAGATGAAGCGCAAAAATATAAAGATGAATTTTCACAAACTAATGAAAACATCAGAAAAAAATTAAGTTTTGAAGAATTTGATCAACTCAAAGAAGATATTTTAAATAACACCAAAGAATTAAAAACAGAAATCAATGATTTAGAAAAAGATATACAAGAGCTTTCGCGCATAGAAGAAAAAGCTCAAAAAGATGAAAAAAATACTCAAAAAATGGAAAATTAA
- the yihA gene encoding ribosome biogenesis GTP-binding protein YihA/YsxC: MILSAKFLTSASKIDEAPQPALTEIAFLGRSNVGKSSLINTLCKNKNLAKSSSTPGKTQLINFFEVECKNDDDKFKLMFIDLPGFGYAKVSKKTKAIWNKNLDEFLNERSSIKLFIHLVDSRHDNLEIDNNLDIYLNSFLRADQKKIVVFTKVDKLNQSQKAKILNTNKNAILVSNLKKQGIEKLEKKIILESLGINEE; this comes from the coding sequence GCACCACAACCAGCACTAACAGAGATTGCATTTTTGGGTCGTTCTAATGTGGGTAAAAGTTCTTTAATTAATACACTTTGTAAAAATAAAAATTTAGCCAAAAGTTCTTCAACTCCAGGTAAAACACAACTTATTAATTTTTTTGAAGTAGAGTGTAAAAATGATGATGATAAATTTAAATTGATGTTTATTGATTTACCTGGTTTTGGCTATGCAAAAGTAAGTAAAAAAACTAAAGCTATTTGGAATAAAAATTTGGATGAATTTTTAAATGAGCGTAGTTCTATAAAACTTTTTATTCATCTTGTAGATTCTAGACATGATAATTTAGAAATAGATAATAATTTAGATATATATCTAAATTCCTTTTTAAGAGCAGATCAAAAAAAAATAGTAGTTTTTACAAAAGTAGATAAGCTTAATCAAAGTCAAAAAGCTAAGATTTTAAATACAAATAAAAATGCAATATTGGTTTCAAATTTAAAAAAACAAGGCATAGAAAAATTAGAAAAAAAGATTATTTTAGAGAGCCTAGGAATCAATGAGGAGTAA
- a CDS encoding class I SAM-dependent methyltransferase yields MKGLNWNDGYIVDLEYNDLYIHQINPTFINLNLVFAGIKPIKDTNFNYLELGFGKGASLFTHAMANDSKFYGVDFNPNHVVVLSNLIDNFDVDLQIYDDSFEELLRRLESKDIQFDFICLHGIYSWVNRKNQKIILEIIRKFLKWGGVCYVSYNCLPGWDGKQSVRHLLKQYSEFYKSDQMKEAAKNAIDFFIDFKQINPMYYQKNSILVESMIEKLSDSNLTYLLHEFFGDTWDNKYFTDVVKDFDEAKCEFATSADIMRHFVDMQLNQEEKNFFSRINNPIFAEQVKDYHFNTQFRMDLFVKGRVKLNQKELFEQFLEFDFILTKLPNVFDEKTITNLEQRKKYKNILDFLQKDSFSMKKVKSIQQEFDFEISELAQILSTLISQGMVYPAKKPSKKVIDRVKKYNQQTLKKLDKNAFISAPTGIVIVVNKIDKLFMSLYSEEDFVYTDDKVYKQMKLMDINLYEEDRLLEYKKAVEELRKFHKAFLENLSFFKAHYFLA; encoded by the coding sequence ATGAAAGGTCTTAATTGGAATGATGGATATATAGTAGATTTAGAATACAATGATTTATATATTCACCAGATTAATCCTACATTTATTAATCTTAATTTAGTATTTGCTGGAATTAAACCAATAAAAGATACTAATTTTAACTATCTTGAATTAGGATTTGGCAAAGGTGCAAGTTTATTTACTCATGCCATGGCTAATGATTCTAAATTTTATGGTGTTGATTTTAATCCAAATCATGTTGTAGTGCTTTCAAATTTGATTGATAATTTTGATGTTGATTTGCAAATATATGATGATAGCTTTGAAGAGTTACTAAGGAGATTGGAAAGTAAAGATATTCAGTTTGATTTTATTTGTTTGCATGGGATTTATAGTTGGGTTAATAGAAAAAATCAAAAAATTATATTAGAAATAATTAGAAAATTTTTAAAATGGGGGGGGGTATGTTATGTAAGTTATAATTGTTTGCCAGGTTGGGATGGTAAGCAAAGTGTTAGACATCTTTTAAAACAATATAGTGAATTTTATAAAAGCGATCAAATGAAAGAAGCTGCCAAAAATGCTATCGATTTTTTTATAGATTTTAAACAAATTAATCCTATGTATTACCAAAAAAATAGCATTTTAGTAGAATCTATGATTGAAAAATTAAGTGATTCTAATTTGACTTATTTGTTACATGAATTTTTTGGAGATACTTGGGACAATAAATACTTTACAGATGTGGTAAAAGATTTTGATGAAGCAAAATGTGAATTTGCTACTTCTGCAGATATTATGAGGCATTTTGTTGATATGCAATTAAATCAAGAAGAGAAAAACTTTTTTTCGAGAATAAATAATCCTATCTTTGCCGAACAAGTTAAAGATTATCATTTTAATACTCAATTTAGAATGGATCTTTTTGTAAAAGGAAGGGTAAAATTAAACCAAAAAGAATTATTTGAGCAGTTTTTAGAATTTGATTTTATACTTACAAAATTGCCAAATGTTTTTGATGAAAAAACAATAACAAACCTAGAACAAAGAAAAAAATATAAAAATATTTTAGATTTTTTGCAAAAAGATTCTTTTAGTATGAAAAAAGTAAAAAGTATTCAACAAGAGTTTGATTTTGAAATTTCAGAATTAGCACAGATTTTATCTACATTGATTTCACAAGGTATGGTATATCCTGCTAAAAAACCGAGTAAAAAAGTAATAGATAGAGTAAAAAAATATAATCAACAAACTTTAAAAAAATTAGATAAAAATGCTTTTATATCTGCACCGACTGGGATTGTTATTGTTGTTAATAAAATTGATAAATTGTTTATGAGTTTATATTCTGAGGAAGATTTTGTCTATACAGATGATAAAGTTTATAAACAGATGAAATTAATGGATATAAATTTATATGAAGAGGATCGTTTGTTAGAATATAAAAAAGCAGTTGAAGAATTGAGGAAATTTCATAAAGCATTTTTAGAGAATTTATCATTTTTTAAAGCACATTATTTTTTAGCTTAA
- the queA gene encoding tRNA preQ1(34) S-adenosylmethionine ribosyltransferase-isomerase QueA, producing MKMIDKDLLLSSYDYDLPNNLIANFPILPKENAKLLVYERYKDQISHLYFKDLAKILPPCEIIFNDTKVIKARIYGNKENGSKIELFINNPLKHNDFLVQIRGKIKEGQILYFENSLKVKIKKLHDDGTREVEFFNNEKKLNHHEVFEILEKIGHIPLPPYIKRADEVQDNINYQSIFAKNQGAVAAPTASLHFNETMIDELKKTHHNIHTITLHVGAGTFKGVECENIKDHKMHSEFFYINDKTCTLINSSKKILGVGTTVTRCIEYYYRKKIKEGFCDLFLHPQNTPQRLDYLLTNFHLPKSTLIMLVASFIGREKTLEIYNEAILNKYRFYSYGDGMLII from the coding sequence ATGAAAATGATTGATAAAGATCTTTTACTTTCTAGTTATGATTATGATTTGCCAAACAATCTCATAGCAAATTTCCCTATTTTACCTAAGGAAAATGCTAAACTTTTAGTTTATGAAAGATATAAAGATCAAATTTCACATTTATATTTTAAAGACTTAGCTAAAATTTTACCACCTTGCGAGATTATTTTTAATGATACAAAAGTGATTAAAGCAAGAATTTATGGAAATAAAGAAAATGGAAGTAAAATAGAGCTTTTTATCAACAACCCCTTAAAACATAATGATTTTTTAGTTCAAATTCGAGGCAAGATTAAAGAAGGTCAAATTTTATATTTTGAAAATTCCCTAAAAGTTAAAATCAAAAAATTACATGATGATGGCACAAGAGAGGTAGAATTTTTTAATAATGAAAAAAAACTCAATCATCATGAAGTTTTTGAAATTTTAGAAAAAATAGGACATATACCATTACCTCCATATATCAAAAGAGCAGATGAAGTACAAGATAACATTAACTATCAAAGTATTTTTGCAAAAAATCAAGGAGCAGTAGCCGCACCCACTGCTAGTTTGCATTTTAATGAAACAATGATAGATGAACTTAAAAAAACTCATCATAATATCCACACTATCACACTACATGTTGGTGCAGGAACTTTTAAAGGCGTAGAATGTGAAAATATCAAAGATCATAAAATGCATTCAGAATTTTTTTATATTAATGATAAAACTTGTACTTTAATTAATTCTTCTAAGAAAATACTAGGTGTAGGTACTACTGTTACTCGCTGCATAGAATATTATTATAGAAAAAAAATTAAAGAAGGTTTTTGTGATTTATTTCTTCACCCACAAAATACCCCGCAAAGGCTTGATTATTTACTAACTAATTTTCACCTACCAAAATCAACCCTTATTATGCTTGTAGCTTCTTTCATCGGTAGAGAAAAAACTTTAGAAATTTACAATGAAGCCATTTTAAATAAATACCGATTTTATTCATATGGCGATGGAATGTTGATTATTTAA
- the hemW gene encoding radical SAM family heme chaperone HemW, giving the protein MHLYIHIPFCESKCFYCSFTSLKKKDFEKNYLNALMQDIKYQLNFFKVNKNSIKTIFIGGGTPSLMETSFYEKIFIFLQEYLKQECEITIEANPNSSNFLWLKEMKNLGFNRISFGSQSFHEKKLQFLGRIHDKKSIFTSIENAKKAGFNNINLDLIYDTKLDDKKMLDYEISNLALLDINHVSAYNLTIEEKTKFATKYHFKKNAPRLAKYFIKAIENLGYKQYEISNFGQICKHNLAYWQGKDYIGCGLSAVGFLKNQRFYTKKNLKDYIANPTFREIENLNLQDLHLEHIFLGLRSIIGINEKKLEPLEKEKAFFLSKKGKLVYKNGFFYNTNYLLSDELALFLS; this is encoded by the coding sequence ATGCATTTATATATACATATACCATTTTGTGAGAGCAAATGTTTTTATTGCTCATTCACTTCGCTCAAAAAAAAGGATTTTGAAAAAAATTATTTAAACGCATTAATGCAAGATATAAAATATCAACTAAATTTTTTCAAAGTTAATAAAAATTCTATAAAAACTATCTTTATAGGTGGTGGCACTCCTAGTTTAATGGAAACTAGTTTTTATGAAAAAATTTTTATATTTTTACAAGAGTATTTAAAACAAGAATGCGAAATTACTATTGAAGCTAACCCTAATTCAAGTAATTTTTTATGGCTTAAAGAGATGAAAAATTTGGGCTTTAATCGCATTTCTTTTGGCTCGCAAAGTTTTCATGAAAAAAAACTTCAATTTCTCGGACGCATTCATGATAAAAAAAGTATTTTTACTAGTATAGAAAATGCTAAAAAAGCAGGATTTAACAATATCAATTTAGATTTAATTTATGACACAAAACTTGATGATAAAAAAATGCTTGATTATGAAATTTCAAATTTAGCTTTATTAGATATCAATCATGTAAGTGCTTACAATTTAACCATAGAAGAAAAAACAAAATTTGCTACAAAATACCATTTTAAAAAAAATGCACCTCGCCTTGCAAAATACTTTATAAAAGCCATTGAAAATCTTGGATATAAACAATATGAAATTAGTAACTTTGGTCAAATTTGTAAGCATAATCTTGCTTATTGGCAAGGGAAAGATTATATAGGTTGTGGGTTGAGTGCAGTAGGATTTTTAAAAAATCAAAGATTTTATACCAAAAAAAATTTGAAAGATTATATAGCAAATCCTACTTTTAGAGAGATAGAAAATTTAAATTTACAAGATTTGCATTTAGAGCATATTTTTTTAGGACTTAGAAGTATTATAGGTATAAATGAAAAAAAATTAGAACCCTTGGAAAAAGAAAAAGCATTTTTCCTTAGCAAAAAAGGAAAATTAGTCTATAAAAATGGTTTTTTTTATAATACTAATTATCTTTTAAGTGATGAGCTAGCTTTGTTTTTAAGCTAA
- the tatC gene encoding twin-arginine translocase subunit TatC, with the protein MFEELKPHLVELRKRLFISVSCVVVMFFVCFSFNSYIINILKAPVEAALPEISKQMTFVELQEPLFTAMKVSFFTAFLISLPVIFWQFWKFVAPGLYDNEKKLVIPFVSFASIMFALGALFCYYIVIPLAFKFLIDFGVQTQDFKPLISIGLYVGFFTKLVIAFGLAFEMPVITFFFAKLGLVDDTFLKKHFRVSVLVIFVFSAMMTPPDVISQFLMAVPLCGLYGISIYIAKKVNPSQKEDDEND; encoded by the coding sequence ATGTTTGAAGAATTAAAACCACATTTAGTAGAACTTAGAAAAAGATTGTTTATAAGTGTATCTTGTGTTGTTGTAATGTTTTTTGTGTGCTTTAGTTTTAATAGTTATATTATAAACATACTTAAAGCTCCAGTTGAAGCTGCTTTACCTGAGATTTCAAAACAAATGACTTTCGTTGAGCTACAAGAGCCTTTATTTACCGCGATGAAAGTTTCATTTTTTACAGCTTTTTTGATTTCACTACCAGTAATTTTTTGGCAATTTTGGAAATTTGTAGCACCAGGACTTTATGATAATGAAAAAAAATTAGTAATACCTTTTGTAAGTTTTGCTAGTATTATGTTTGCTCTTGGGGCTTTGTTTTGTTACTATATAGTTATACCTTTGGCTTTTAAATTTTTAATTGACTTTGGTGTGCAAACTCAAGATTTTAAACCTTTAATTAGCATAGGTTTATATGTGGGATTTTTTACTAAACTTGTAATTGCCTTTGGTTTAGCATTTGAAATGCCAGTAATTACATTTTTCTTTGCAAAACTTGGACTTGTTGATGATACATTTTTAAAAAAGCATTTTAGAGTTTCTGTTTTAGTGATTTTTGTTTTTTCAGCTATGATGACACCACCTGATGTTATCTCACAATTTTTAATGGCAGTGCCTTTATGCGGGCTTTATGGAATTTCTATTTATATAGCAAAAAAAGTCAATCCTAGTCAAAAAGAAGATGATGAAAATGATTGA
- a CDS encoding RNA pyrophosphohydrolase, whose protein sequence is MEREKKYRPNVAAIVLSSAYPFECRFLLAKRNDMEDIWQFPQGGIDKGEDAKSALFRELKEEIGTDEIEILAEYPEWISYDFPAKVAQKMYPYDGQNQKYFLVKLKNKATINLKTKNPEFDAFKFVSSDEVYNLINHFKKPIYVKVLKHFKERGYI, encoded by the coding sequence ATGGAAAGAGAAAAAAAATATAGGCCAAATGTAGCTGCTATCGTGCTATCATCAGCTTATCCTTTTGAATGTAGATTTTTACTTGCTAAACGCAATGATATGGAAGATATATGGCAATTTCCTCAAGGTGGCATTGATAAGGGTGAAGATGCTAAGAGTGCTTTATTTAGAGAATTAAAAGAAGAAATAGGTACTGATGAAATTGAAATTTTAGCTGAATATCCTGAATGGATTAGTTATGATTTTCCAGCTAAGGTAGCCCAAAAAATGTATCCATATGATGGGCAAAACCAAAAATATTTTTTGGTAAAGCTAAAAAATAAAGCAACAATAAATTTAAAAACAAAAAATCCTGAATTTGATGCTTTTAAATTTGTATCATCAGATGAGGTTTATAATTTGATAAATCATTTTAAAAAACCTATATATGTTAAGGTTTTAAAGCATTTTAAAGAAAGGGGGTATATTTAA
- a CDS encoding HobA family DNA replication regulator, giving the protein MSNSFLKFTLEQIRENGTYVSWLEERRLEWSPLIASKLSLLLQGYTFIIITDSQRAWFEEYFLSHINANSTKPLVPFISLKGIYNKTCNTQEDIALLNDLLNISFPNGYAFFYIGIKAHSNFKIANSKEDSMLWLFDEQLQNSFYLSSRDKDLDYKLISLYKVFEQSLDAVLFSKVEI; this is encoded by the coding sequence ATGAGTAATAGTTTTTTAAAATTTACCTTAGAACAAATCCGAGAAAATGGCACTTATGTAAGCTGGCTAGAAGAAAGGCGTCTTGAATGGTCGCCTTTGATAGCTTCAAAGCTTTCTTTGCTTTTGCAAGGATATACTTTTATAATTATTACTGATAGTCAAAGAGCTTGGTTTGAAGAGTATTTTTTAAGTCATATTAATGCAAATTCTACAAAACCTTTAGTGCCTTTTATCTCTTTAAAAGGAATTTATAATAAGACTTGCAATACTCAAGAAGATATAGCTTTACTTAATGATCTTTTAAATATTTCCTTTCCTAATGGTTATGCATTTTTTTATATAGGAATTAAAGCTCATTCTAATTTTAAAATTGCAAATTCCAAAGAAGATAGTATGCTATGGCTTTTTGATGAACAATTGCAAAATAGTTTTTATCTTTCTTCCAGAGATAAAGATTTAGATTATAAATTAATCTCTTTATATAAAGTGTTTGAGCAAAGTTTAGATGCTGTGCTTTTTTCTAAGGTAGAAATTTGA